Below is a window of Clostridia bacterium DNA.
TTGCGGTATTGTCTGTTGGGTGAAACCGCACTCTATTTGCCGACAAAATTTGTCGGTCGAGCATAAGCCCGACGCTTACGCTTGACTGATTTAAAAAACAAAAAGGCGAAACGCTACCACGCTTAACGCCGAGAAATTCGATTAACTTGTCTTGACTTGCAAATTCAAATTTATCTGCGCAAACATAACTAGCTAAGAAACGCATATCGGCTCGCTTGTCAAAAGGTAACACTATCATAAAATATCTAGGAGATTTCTTGTCTTTGACCAGCAAACTCTTGTAACTACAACAATCGGGAATATGAACGATATTCTTGCTATCCTCTACCGAAACTACGGCTGGGTGTCTAAATAATTCGTATTTAATATTATTAGCGTCTAAAAAGCTTAATACGGCATTTATCATAACTATATGATATCACTTAAAAAAACATTGTCAAGTCGCTAAAAGATAATACTTAGTTAAAATAGCTATTTAGGTAGAATAAAGATAAAGCATAATTCCGTTAAATATTGCTTCGACAAGTTGAGCTTGATAGTCGGGGCTACTTAGCAACTCCGCCTCCCTCTCGTTAGAGAGAAAACCGCACTCGACAATAATGCAGGGCATACTTGCAACGCACTGTAAAATGTAAAACTCGCCCGATAAGCACTCGTGAGCGTTACCCGTAAAGTCGTTGAGAACTTTTTGCATAGTTAAGGCAAATTTTTGTGATACTTCATCTTTTTCTTGGAAAAATACCTGCGGTCCGCAACGAGAAGACGAGGAAAACTTGTTCATGTGAATAGACACAAGCAAATTTGGGTTTGCTTGCCGTATTATTTCACGACGCTTACGCATATCTCGCAACTTAAAACCATTAGTTAGCTCGCCATATAAGCCGTCTTTGTTTTGCCTAGTGTTGACGACGGCAATATTTAAACTTTGTAATCTCTTAGTCAATAGCTGAGCGTATATTAGATTTAGCTCGCTTTCGCAAACACCGCTTTTTGCCACCACTCCGCCGTCTGCTCCGCCGTGTCCTGCGTCTAGCACGATTACATAGGTAGGCGTAGGTAAAACGCTATAAGTCGCAACAAAACATAACGAATATATAGTAAAAAGTAGAACAAATATCGTTAGAAAAAGACTTAAAAAAGCGTACAATTTTATATCAATATTACGTGTTTTATTCAAAATTTTACAAAAACCCCCTTTTTTCGCATAGATTTGACCAAATAAGTGGATAGTTATACACTATTCCACAAAGTTATCCACATAAACGTTTGTTCGTGTGCATTAGATGTTTCATAGAAGGTGTGAAACGGTAAAACACTTTGCGCTGTTGTATCTTATGAGCAATATAGCCACTTTTAGACAACTTTTTAAGACAAAACAAAAAAATTACAAGCTTGTCAAGCGTTGCCTTGACTAGAAAACAAAACATATTTGATAATTTAAACTAACAAAAAAATGAGTCAAAATATTGACTCATTTTTTTTGGGGAGGAAAACTTGCGACTCATAAAAATGGTTTTAGGTCTATTCAAAAGCATTTTTACAAACTTAAAACGCTTTAAAATACATTATTCGATAGCGATATGCTTTGCGGTAGGAATTTTAGCTTCTTCCTTCTTGACGTTGACGGTTAAAATGCCGTTATCGAACTTAGCCGAAATATCTTGTTCGGTTATGTCGCCTACATAGTAGGAGCGTGAACAACTGCCAAACGTTCTTTCCCTGCGAATATAGCCGTGTTCTTCTTTCTCTTTGTTTTGATTACTCTTTGCGGATATTTCTAGATATCCGTCCTCGATGTTTAAGCTAATATCGTCCTTGTTAAAGCCGGCTAAGTCAATCTCGAAAAGATAGTGACCGTCTTTTTCGGTAATATCTGTTTTCATTAAATCGTTCTTGCTAAAAAAAGCATTTCTAGGTTGGATAAAAGCGTCAAACATACCATCAAATAAATCGTCTTGTACTGGTCTTAAAAATTTCATAATTGTTATCTCCTTTTATTAATTTTAATTTATTAGCAATAGATTGATTTGAGTGTTAGCACTCTCACCTCTTGATTGCTAACACTATTATAGCACTACGCTTTCTTTTGTCAATGCTTTTTTACTATTTTTTGTGTGATATTTTTGTGATATTTTTAGCGCTATTTTAAATTCTTGCAAAAGTTGTATTGTCTTCTTTGCGACTAGCGAGTTCTTCAATCGGGTGAGGCTTTGTTTCGTAGCGATAGTCTTGACCTAATTCGTCAATATGCTTGCAAATAACCTTGTGCGAAGGCGTAGTTTTGGCGTCGCCGTTTATTGCCTCTTGATATTTTGCATAATCGCTATTTTTATCAAGATTAGAAACTTTGATATAATCTTCTTTGTCACCCGTTTGAGTAGCGCTATCCTCTATTACTTTGCGTACATAGTCAATATTAGAGCTAAATTGAAGAAGTTTAGGGTAATCTCCCTTACCTACAACTTGGGCAAATTCCTTTTGTTCGTATTTATTTAACAAATGAGTAGCGTAATGCAAATGAGCGACTTCTTGTTCGTAGATGCGAGCGTAAATATCTTTAATATATTTGTCCGGCTCGTCGTTATAAAGAGAATAGTACAAATAACATTCGGTATATTCGTGCATAACAAGGTTTTCTAGCATTGTGCAATTAGTATCTAGCAAACAACCATAGCTAGTAACGTGCTGTTCTTCGATTAAAGCTATTTCCGCATACAAATCTCTGCCAACCTTGTTAGGATAAAAGCCTAATTGATTCATATAGTAATTCATAGTTTGTTGTTCGGCGGCGGTAATAATACCAACATTTAATTTTGTCGCCAAACTTGCCTTAGTAAAATTGCAGTAACGCTTTACGTCGTCTGCCGGATAACGATGTTCGGCTATCGTAGGGCGGGCAGGCATAATCTCGGTAAGCTTGCCGACGAGTTCTTCCGCCTTCTGTTTAGTGTCCATTTCAAGCAAATTAGCGTAACGATATAAGTGGTCAAAATCTTCTAATAATGCAAAGTCTAATGCGTGCTTGACATATTTATCGGGTTCGTTTTTGGCTAAAATCGAAGTAAGTTCGACGGCAAGTTGCTCGTAGCCAATCGTATGTTGAAGAATTGTCTCGCTAATCGGTTTAAGACTGCTTAATAACTTTTGTTGCATTTGCTCGCTCTTTCTAAGCAGAGCAAGGTCACGACGCAAGTCGTTGTCGGGACAGTTTCGAGATGCGCAGTGAGAGAATTTAACAGCTTCAAATTCTGCGCCATTTGCAAGAATTATTCTCAACTTCGTAAAAGGTTCGACGGTCTTAGGGTCGTAAGGTTTAGCCGATAACTCAGTCCAATTCATATATGTTTTATCTAGCGAAATGGGCTTACATTTAAAAGGATTGTCGTTCATAAATAAAATCTCCTTGTCTTTTAATAAAATTGTTGACAAAAAACCGCTTTGTAAACAAAAAATCAAAAAATGTTGACAAATAGTTAGAAAGACTATAAAATGATTAAGGAGGATTAAAAAATGATAGACCGTTGTTCTAACTGCGGAGCTCCCCGCAAAGATATGCTAAATAAATATTGTCCGTACTGTAATACGCCGTATTCGATTGAAGGTTCTAGGTGGGACGAAACGCACAAAACGACAGATAACTTCTCGACTGCGCAAAGCGACTATGACCAAACAACTGCGTCAAACAGTCAATCAACTCAAAGTCAAGCTCAACCAAAAGAAACGTTAGACGACAAATTTGAACGTAAAATCAGCGAGATGACTTCTAACCGCCGAATTATGATAGGGCTATTTGCAATCTTTTTTGGTTGGTTTGGTTTGCATTACTTTTTAAGAGGCGCTATATTTAAAGGCGTGCTTTGTTGCGTATTCTTAGCGACGGGAATACCGGCTATAATCGGGGTGGTTGAGGGCTGTTCGTATTTGCTAACTAGCGACCAACGTTTTAGAGAAAAATATCCCCAATATTACGATTAAACGCATAAATGTTTTTAAATTGTTTTACAAATACTCTAACGCTTAGCTATAAACAATTTAAAACCCTTAAAAACTACTTAAAAACTTAATTTAAAAAAGAACAGCTTAATTTTTTAAACTGTTCTTTTTTTTAGATATTA
It encodes the following:
- a CDS encoding YbaK/EbsC family protein, giving the protein MINAVLSFLDANNIKYELFRHPAVVSVEDSKNIVHIPDCCSYKSLLVKDKKSPRYFMIVLPFDKRADMRFLASYVCADKFEFASQDKLIEFLGVKRGSVSPFCFLNQSSVSVGLMLDRQILSANRVRFHPTDNTATVALTSSDFLTCVSLMNKEIIWVN
- a CDS encoding N-acetylmuramoyl-L-alanine amidase, with product MNKTRNIDIKLYAFLSLFLTIFVLLFTIYSLCFVATYSVLPTPTYVIVLDAGHGGADGGVVAKSGVCESELNLIYAQLLTKRLQSLNIAVVNTRQNKDGLYGELTNGFKLRDMRKRREIIRQANPNLLVSIHMNKFSSSSRCGPQVFFQEKDEVSQKFALTMQKVLNDFTGNAHECLSGEFYILQCVASMPCIIVECGFLSNEREAELLSSPDYQAQLVEAIFNGIMLYLYST
- a CDS encoding Hsp20/alpha crystallin family protein translates to MKFLRPVQDDLFDGMFDAFIQPRNAFFSKNDLMKTDITEKDGHYLFEIDLAGFNKDDISLNIEDGYLEISAKSNQNKEKEEHGYIRRERTFGSCSRSYYVGDITEQDISAKFDNGILTVNVKKEEAKIPTAKHIAIE
- a CDS encoding TM2 domain-containing protein — translated: MIDRCSNCGAPRKDMLNKYCPYCNTPYSIEGSRWDETHKTTDNFSTAQSDYDQTTASNSQSTQSQAQPKETLDDKFERKISEMTSNRRIMIGLFAIFFGWFGLHYFLRGAIFKGVLCCVFLATGIPAIIGVVEGCSYLLTSDQRFREKYPQYYD